In Porites lutea chromosome 7, jaPorLute2.1, whole genome shotgun sequence, a single window of DNA contains:
- the LOC140943804 gene encoding uncharacterized protein codes for MSDLYCSFSNRDARILMVGLDAAGKTTILYKLKLNETVSTIPTIGFNVETVSPCKGVTFTVWDVGGQEKIRPLWRHYFQNTQGLIFVVDSSDLERMSEARQELFSVLESVEMERVPVVVIANKQDLPRALKAHEIAQQLSLLQHKANPWHVQETCAKNGEGIYEAVHKLSDMVKEFEKSSRKY; via the coding sequence ATGAGTGATCTTTATTGTTCTTTCTCCAATCGTGACGCTCGTATCCTCATGGTAGGACTTGATGCAGCTGGTAAAACCACCATTCTGTACAAACTCAAGCTAAACGAGACAGTAAGCACCATTCCTACAATTGGATTCAATGTGGAGACTGTGAGCCCATGCAAGGGTGTTACGTTCACCGTCTGGGATGTCGGAGGCCAAGAGAAGATCAGACCATTGTGGCGCCACTATTTCCAGAACACACAGGGCTTGATATTCGTGGTAGACAGCTCTGATTTGGAGCGAATGTCAGAAGCCCGGCAAGAACTTTTCAGCGTCCTTGAAAGTGTTGAAATGGAACGTGTGCCTGTGGTTGTCATCGCCAACAAGCAAGATCTTCCGAGGGCCCTCAAGGCGCACGAGATTGCTCAACAACTGTCCCTCTTGCAGCATAAAGCGAACCCATGGCATGTTCAAGAAACCTGTGCTAAGAATGGCGAGGGTATATACGAAGCTGTGCACAAGCTGAGCGACATGGTCAaggaatttgaaaaaagttCAAGAAAATACTGA
- the LOC140943805 gene encoding nuclear nucleic acid-binding protein C1D-like isoform X1, with the protein MAAHVEEEPDLPEEVTESLETFHEALGKVEDVFKPLLETSVDDLKEKMNPLESAKLDLVVAYAINSMFWMYLTTQGVNPHEHPVKSELDRIKKYMGKVKEATEKKEASLRIDKGAAKRFVKSALWNPSDKKDSSQDGGKTSSKEGESNISNKNAEKRKGEDKSITPSEKKKKKKK; encoded by the exons atggcggctcaTGTGGAAGAAGAGCCCGATTTACCTGAAGAAGTTACTGAATCTCTTGAGACTTTTCACGAAGCTTTGGGTAAAGTTGAAGATGTTTTCAAGCCTCTTCTAGAGACCTCAGTGGATGACCTAAAGGAAAAG atgAATCCACTGGAAAGTGCAAAACTTGACCTAGTAGTTGCTTATGCTATCAACTCAATGTTCTGga TGTATCTTACCACTCAAGGTGTAAACCCACATGAGCATCCTGTGAAATCTGAACTG GACAGGATAAAGAAGTACATGGGGAAAGTGAAAGAAgcaacagaaaagaaagaag CATCTCTAAGGATCGATAAGGGTGCTGCTAAGAGATTTGTGAAGAGTGCATTGTGGAATCCATCAG ATAAAAAGGATTCTTCACAAGATGGAGGGAAAACTTCAAGCAAAGAAGGTGAATCAAACATTT CTAACAAGAATGCAGAAAAACGCAAGGGTGAAGACAAATCCATCACGCCTtcagagaagaagaaaaagaaaaagaagtag
- the LOC140943798 gene encoding uncharacterized skeletal organic matrix protein 5-like, with protein MRQSPSTRVWFIICYLAISASTASASNTEKAIKSLETTLERKFNQLIAVVNATAHETSNRGPGTSGFRTCKEIYNNHKARGNRAYLLQMQSGKVLVYCHMTSIGLGACGGGGWTLVMKTDGHKPTFHFSSKLWSNKVNFNLPGGKTGIDAHETKLPTYWNTPFSKICLGMKIGHQKKFVVLFKQANSLHSLISDGLYRPTSLGRNKWKSLIGSVASLQPNCNQEGFNTKWSYSNPAYALRAARIGMLGNNENDCVTCDSRIGFGTGGGPDDANTCGNEASAANGADNGDKHIKAMGYIFVQ; from the exons ATGCGGCAGAGTCCCAGCACTAGGGTTTGGTTTATCATTTGCTATTTGGCTATCTCGGCTAGTACCGCCTCTGCGTCTAATACTGAGAAAGCCATCAAATCACTTGAAACAACGCTGGAGAGAAAATTCAATCAACTGATTGCTGTAGTGAACGCCACAGCTCATGAAACATCAAACAGAGGGCCCG GCACGTCTGGCTTTCGAACCTGCAAGGAAATTTACAACAATCATAA aGCTCGCGGAAATAGAGCTTATCTACTGCAAATGCAGTCTGGGAAGGTGTTGGTGTACTGTCACATGACAAGCATTGGACTTGGCGCGTGTGGAGGAGGGGGATGGACGCTGGTGATGAAAACTGATGGCCATAAG CCTACCTTTCACTTCAGTTCCAAACTTTGGAGCAACAAGGTCAATTTCAACCTTCCAGGAGGGAAGACTGGCATCGACGCACATGAGACTAAGCTTCCAACCTACTGGAACACACCCTTCTCAAAGATCTGCCTGGGAATGAAAATCGGACACCAGAAAAAGTTTGTTGTGCTCTTCAAGCAAGCCAATTCCCTCCACTCACTGATTTCTGATGGTCTTTACCGCCCTACCTCACTGGGTCGCAACAAGTGGAAGTCGCTGATTGGTTCTGTAGCTTCCCTACAGCCTAACTGTAACCAGGAAGGATTCAACACCAAATGGAGCTACAGCAATCCCGCATACGCCCTCAGAGCAGCGAGAATTGGTATGCTTGGAAATAACGAAAATGATTGCGTAACTTGTGATTCCAGAATCGGGTTTGGTACTGGAGGAGGCCCCGATGACGCCAACACGTGTGGAAACGAAGCATCAGCCGCGAACGGGGCAGATAACGGAGACAAGCACATCAAAGCTATGGGATACATTTTTGTTCAGTAA
- the LOC140943805 gene encoding nuclear nucleic acid-binding protein C1D-like isoform X2 → MAAHVEEEPDLPEEVTESLETFHEALGKVEDVFKPLLETSVDDLKEKMNPLESAKLDLVVAYAINSMFWMYLTTQGVNPHEHPVKSELDRIKKYMGKVKEATEKKEASLRIDKGAAKRFVKSALWNPSDKKDSSQDGGKTSSKEANKNAEKRKGEDKSITPSEKKKKKKK, encoded by the exons atggcggctcaTGTGGAAGAAGAGCCCGATTTACCTGAAGAAGTTACTGAATCTCTTGAGACTTTTCACGAAGCTTTGGGTAAAGTTGAAGATGTTTTCAAGCCTCTTCTAGAGACCTCAGTGGATGACCTAAAGGAAAAG atgAATCCACTGGAAAGTGCAAAACTTGACCTAGTAGTTGCTTATGCTATCAACTCAATGTTCTGga TGTATCTTACCACTCAAGGTGTAAACCCACATGAGCATCCTGTGAAATCTGAACTG GACAGGATAAAGAAGTACATGGGGAAAGTGAAAGAAgcaacagaaaagaaagaag CATCTCTAAGGATCGATAAGGGTGCTGCTAAGAGATTTGTGAAGAGTGCATTGTGGAATCCATCAG ATAAAAAGGATTCTTCACAAGATGGAGGGAAAACTTCAAGCAAAGAAG CTAACAAGAATGCAGAAAAACGCAAGGGTGAAGACAAATCCATCACGCCTtcagagaagaagaaaaagaaaaagaagtag